The genomic window GCCGGTGCAGCGCGGCCGCCGGGGCGGTGAGGCGCCGGGCCGTGCCGCGCAGCAGCAGGCCGGCCGCCGCAAGCGCAAGCAGGCCAGGTCGGGCAAGCGGAAGGTGCTGCTCTGGACCGGCGGCACGCTCGCGCTGCTCATGATGGGGACGGCGACCGCCGGATACCTCTACTACGAGCACCTGAACTCCAACATCACGTCGTTCTCCGACGACGGCGCGGGCACCGGCGGCTTCAGCAAGGACCGGGCGATCAACATCCTGCTGATCGGCACGGACAAGCGCACGGGCGAGGGCAACGAGAAGTACGGCGACAAGAACAGCCCCGGTCACGCGGACACCACAGTGCTGCTGCACGTCTCCAAGGACCGTACGAACGCCACCGCGTTGAGCATTCCCCGTGACCTCATCACGGACATCCCGGACTGCGAGACCACCCAGGAGGACGGCACCAAGGAGACGATCCCCGGGCAGACGGGCCGCCGGTTCAACGAGAGCCTCGGCCAGTCGGGCCGTACGCCGAGCTGCACGATGCGCACGGTCACGGAGATGACCGGGATCAAGCTGGACCACTTCATGGTGGCCGACTTCAACGCGGTCAAGACGCTGACGACCGCTGTCGACGGGGTGCCGATCTGCCTCGCCAAGGACATAAAGGACACGGACTCCAAGCTCGACCTGCCGGCCGGTGAGCACGAGATCCAGGGCGAGGAGGCGCTCGCCTTCGTCCGCACCCGGCACGCGGTCGGCTTCGGCGGGGACCTGGACCGCATCAAGCTCCAGCAGCAGTTCCTCAGCTCCCTGATGCGCAAGCTGAAGTCGAACGACACCCTCACGAGCCCCACCAAGCTGTTCAAGCTGGCCGAGGCCGCGACCGAGGCGCTGACCGTCGATGACAAGATCAGCGACATCTCCAAGCTCCGCGATCTCGGACTGGAGCTGGGCAAGTTCGACATGAAGAACCTGACCTTCGCCACCGTGCCCGTCGTCGACAACCCGAACGAGCCGGTGGGCCGCAAGGCCACCGTCGTCCTCGAAGCGGAGAAGGCGGACGCCCTCTTCTCCATGGTCAAGAACGACGTCTCGCTCACCGAGGTCGAGCAGAAGAAGAAGGACGCCCAGCAGGCGGCCAAGGACAAGCAGCAGGCGCTGCTCAAGGGCGAGCGGGCAGAGGCGTCGGACATACGCGTCGACGTCTTCAACGGCGGCGGCCCTCAGGGCTCGGCGCAGAAGACCCTCGACTGGCTGCAGAACGACGAAGGGGTGTTCAAGTCCACCAACAAGGGAAACGCGCCCGCCGACGTGGCCAGGACGCAACTGGAGTACGCACCCAATCAGGCCGACCAGGCCCGCAAGCTGGCGGATCTGATGGGCCTGCCGGCTTCGGCGCTGAAGCCCGGCACCACGGACGCCCAGGGCCTCGAAGCGATGACGCTGACCCTCGGCCCCGACTTCCGGGGCGCGGGAGTGCCGATCACCGGGCCGGCGAAGGCTCCGGAGAACGCGGTCACGGCAGACAAGCAGGTATGCGCCAAGTAACGGCGGACAACGGCTCGGAAGGCGGCTCATGGGGAGAGCCAGAGCCTGACAACAGGGGGTTCTAGGGGTGGGACAAGGCAGTGTGCGTGGGGAGGGAACGCGGGATCGCGTCCGGCACGCAGACGAGCGGGGCTGGGACGACGGCCTGTACGAGGAGGGGCCGGGCGGTGGCGCGGACCGCGACGAGAAGGGCCGGGCCGCTGTGCCGCCCGCCCGCTCGGCGGGGTCCGGACGGCCCGGCGGCGGCCCGCCCCCGCGCGTACGGCGCGGGAAACGGCGGGTGCTGCGCTGGGTCGCGTCCGTCCTCTCCCTGCTGATAATCGGCACGGCGGGCGCCGGATACCTCTACTACCGCCATCTCAACGGCAACATCAAGAAGGCCGAACTCAACCTCGGCAAGCAGGCGATGGTCGAGCACAGGGCGAACTCCGCCGGCCAGACCCCGCTCAACATCCTGCTGATCGGCTCCGACGCCCGCGACTCCAAGGCGAACCAGAAGCTCGGCGGCGCACGGGAGACCTTCGACGGACCGCCGCTCGCGGACGTCCAGATGCTCGTCCATCTCTCCGCGGACCGCAGCAACATCTCCGTGATCAGCATGCCGCGGGACACCGTCCTGAAGATCCCCGAGTGCCAGGACCCGGAGAGCGGCAAGACCTACCCGGCGACGGGCTGGACCCTCACCAACGAGTCGCTCAACCGCGGCGGCCCCGGCTGCACGGTGGCCGCCTGGTACGAGCTCACCGGCATCACCATCGACCACTTCATGATGGTCGACTTCGCGGGCGTCGTGTCGATGGCCGACGCGATCGGCGGCGTCCCCGTCTGTGTGAGGGACAACGTCCACTCGCACACGTCCGACGGCAAGGGCTCCGGTCTCAAGCTGCGCGAGGGCACGCACCCCGTGAAGGGCGAGCAGGCGCTGCAGTGGCTGCGTACCCGCTACGGCTTCGAGGACGGCACCGACCTGGCCCGTACCCACGCCCAGCACATGTACATGAACTCGATGGTCCGGGAGCTGCGCAAGAACACCAAGCTCACGGACCCCGTCAAGCTGCGCAAGCTCGCCGAGGCCGCCACGTCGGCGCTCACGGTGGACACCGGCCTGGACACCGTGGGGAAGCTCTACGGCCTCGCCGAGGAGCTCCAGAGGGTGCCGACCGACCGCATCACCATGACGACGATGCCGAACTTCTACTCCACGAGGCCCGGTTTCCAGGGCAAGGTGGAGCCGAAGCAGCCGGACGCCGAGCAGCTGTTCCGGATGGTCCGTGAGGACATCCCGCTGGACGGCAAGGCGTCCAAGCGCAAGCCCGCCGCCGAGACGAAGGACGCCGCCGCGCCCGCCGACGAGATCGGCGTGATGGTGCGCAACGGCACCTACACCGCCGAACTGGGGTCGGTGCGGGGCCGGGCGACGGAGGTCGCGGAGGTACTCGACGGCAAGGGCTTCACGGAGGCGAAGGCCGACACGCAGTCCGATCCGCAGGACCGGACGGTCGTGTACTACCCGAGCGTCGATCTGGAGGGCGACGCCCAGGCGGTCGCGAAGGCGCTCGGCATACCGGTGGCGTCGGTGAAGAAGTCCACCGAGGTGTCGGGGGTGACGCTGGTGGTCGGCGCCGACTGGCGCGAGGGCGCCGCGTACCCGAAGGACGCCGCCACGCAGGACGACGGCAAGGCGCCCGAGTCCGCACGCCCGCTCAACGGCGGGGACGACACGGCCTGTATGGACGTGCAGCCCGGGTTCACCTGGGAGTGATGACGGCGGTACGCAAGGGGCCCCGGGTGCGTGCACCCGGGGCCCCTTGCATCGACCGGACTCGCGCCGGCCCGGCTCAGGCGGCCGTGTGCACCGCCGGGCGGCGGCTGGCGATGACCTTCCGTGCCAGGGAGCGCGGGCTCGTCAGGAAGCCGAAGCCCCACGACATGTGCATCGTGGCCAGCGCCACGGGGATCTGGAGCCGGGCCTTCAGCGGCAGGCCCCGGCCCGCCGGGACCGAACCGGCGACGATAGCCGCGACATAGCCGGCCGGGACGACGAAGCCCAGCGGGGTGAGCGCCGCACCCACGACGACTCCCGCGGCGATCGCGCAGACCGCGGCCGGCGGGGCGAGGTAGCGGAGGTTGATCGAGCCCTGGTGGTAGCGGGCCACGACATGGCGCCAGCGGCCGTAGTTCTTGTACTGCTTGGCGAGGGCACGGACGCTCGGGCGGGGCCGGTACTGCACCTTCAGCTCGGGCGAGAACCAGATCAGTCCGCCCGCCTCGCGGATGCGGAAGTTCAGCTCCCAGTCCTGGGCGCGGATGAACTCCTCGTTGTAACCGCCCTGCTGTTCGAGCGCCGCGCGCCGGAAGACACCGAGGTAGACCGTCTCGGCGGGGCCGGCTTCGCCGCCCGTGTGGAAGGCCGCGTTGCCCACTCCTATCTTCGAGGTCATCGCGGCCGCGACGGCGTGCTCCCAGTCGTTCT from Streptomyces sp. FIT100 includes these protein-coding regions:
- a CDS encoding LCP family protein, translating into MRGEGTRDRVRHADERGWDDGLYEEGPGGGADRDEKGRAAVPPARSAGSGRPGGGPPPRVRRGKRRVLRWVASVLSLLIIGTAGAGYLYYRHLNGNIKKAELNLGKQAMVEHRANSAGQTPLNILLIGSDARDSKANQKLGGARETFDGPPLADVQMLVHLSADRSNISVISMPRDTVLKIPECQDPESGKTYPATGWTLTNESLNRGGPGCTVAAWYELTGITIDHFMMVDFAGVVSMADAIGGVPVCVRDNVHSHTSDGKGSGLKLREGTHPVKGEQALQWLRTRYGFEDGTDLARTHAQHMYMNSMVRELRKNTKLTDPVKLRKLAEAATSALTVDTGLDTVGKLYGLAEELQRVPTDRITMTTMPNFYSTRPGFQGKVEPKQPDAEQLFRMVREDIPLDGKASKRKPAAETKDAAAPADEIGVMVRNGTYTAELGSVRGRATEVAEVLDGKGFTEAKADTQSDPQDRTVVYYPSVDLEGDAQAVAKALGIPVASVKKSTEVSGVTLVVGADWREGAAYPKDAATQDDGKAPESARPLNGGDDTACMDVQPGFTWE
- a CDS encoding glycosyltransferase family 2 protein; translated protein: MPALPAVSVIMPVLDEERHLRSSVRHILEQEYDGELEVVIALGPSADRTDEIAAELVREDPRVHTVPNPTGRTPAALNAAIKASRHPVVVRVDGHGMLSPDYIATAVRLLEETGAQNVGGIMHAEGENDWEHAVAAAMTSKIGVGNAAFHTGGEAGPAETVYLGVFRRAALEQQGGYNEEFIRAQDWELNFRIREAGGLIWFSPELKVQYRPRPSVRALAKQYKNYGRWRHVVARYHQGSINLRYLAPPAAVCAIAAGVVVGAALTPLGFVVPAGYVAAIVAGSVPAGRGLPLKARLQIPVALATMHMSWGFGFLTSPRSLARKVIASRRPAVHTAA
- a CDS encoding LCP family protein; the protein is MDAQSRGRADEIDPADQWVLNPQTGNYELRLDRSAPQSTASSSRGAGARRAPAPRTPEPGPEQGAATPRRRSAASGAEAPVQRGRRGGEAPGRAAQQQAGRRKRKQARSGKRKVLLWTGGTLALLMMGTATAGYLYYEHLNSNITSFSDDGAGTGGFSKDRAINILLIGTDKRTGEGNEKYGDKNSPGHADTTVLLHVSKDRTNATALSIPRDLITDIPDCETTQEDGTKETIPGQTGRRFNESLGQSGRTPSCTMRTVTEMTGIKLDHFMVADFNAVKTLTTAVDGVPICLAKDIKDTDSKLDLPAGEHEIQGEEALAFVRTRHAVGFGGDLDRIKLQQQFLSSLMRKLKSNDTLTSPTKLFKLAEAATEALTVDDKISDISKLRDLGLELGKFDMKNLTFATVPVVDNPNEPVGRKATVVLEAEKADALFSMVKNDVSLTEVEQKKKDAQQAAKDKQQALLKGERAEASDIRVDVFNGGGPQGSAQKTLDWLQNDEGVFKSTNKGNAPADVARTQLEYAPNQADQARKLADLMGLPASALKPGTTDAQGLEAMTLTLGPDFRGAGVPITGPAKAPENAVTADKQVCAK